The bacterium nucleotide sequence TCGCTGGAATTTCTGACCGAATTGACGCGGGAGAATGTCCGTGAAACGTCAGAGCTATCACGCTCTCTCTGAGATCAACGTCACCAACCTGGTCGACGTGGTCCTGGTGCTGCTGATCATCTTCATGGTGACCGCGCCGCTCCTGCAAAGCGGCATCGATGTCCGTCTGCCGCAGACCGCCACCGCCGCCGATGAGCCGTCGGAGGGGATTGTCGTCACCATCACCAAGGAGGGCGGCGTCTTCGTCAATGATGTCTACCGCACCGCCCAGCAATGGGAGGAGGAACTCGGCCGCCTGATCCGCAACAAACCCGGATCGAAGGCCTATATCCGCGCCGATGCCGAGGTCAATTACGGCCTGGTGGTTGAAATCCTCGGCATCATGAAGAAATTGGGACTCAATGACGTCGGTCTGGTCACCCAGCCGTCCCTGAAGGAGATGCCCCCGCCGGTAAAGTGGGGATAGGGGGCACTGTGCGACGCTACCTCCTCTGGTCTGTGGCCTTCCACGCGGTCTTCCTGTTCGTCGGAGCCGTGATCGCGCCGTTGCGCGGTTTGTCCGGACCTTCGCACACGATGCAGGTGGTGAGCGTGGGGCTGGTCGACTTTGCCGAACCGGGACGTGTGAAGGGCGGCCCGGCGGCCAAACCGGCGGCGCCGGCGCCGGCCGAGGACGAATTGATTCCGAAAAACCCGGCGGTCAAGGAAGAACTGGCGGACGTGAAAGCGCCGGAGAAGCCCAAGAAGGACGACGACAAGGACAAGAAGACCGAAAAACCGAAGACCGCCGACAAACCGGCCAAGAAAGACACCGCCCGGGCCGGCGGCCCGGCGCTCGCCGCAATCGACACCGGCGGCGTTGTCGGGTCGTTGACCGAAGGCGGCGGAGGCGGGGACATCTGGGGAGTCGAGACCGGCGCCAACGTCAACCCCTACCACCGCCAGGGTTTTGCTGCCATTCGCAGCAACTGGCGCAATCCGAGTTTCGGCCGTGAGCGCCGGGTATGTGTCGTGAAGTTCGTCGTCAAACGCTCAGGCGAGATCACCGACATCGAATTGGAGCAAAAATCCGGCTCCGACCTGTTCGATCGCGCCGCCTTGCGCGCGGTGCAAGTGACCGGCTCCTGGCCGGCGTTCCCGAATCACTGGGAGGAAGATGAACAGATCATTCACCTCGAATTTGAGTACCGCCCCTAGCCGCCTCCGGATTTGGCCCGGGCTCGTGGCGGCCCTGCTGTTGCTGGGCGCGGCGACGGCGGCCGCGCGTCCCGTGCCGGAGATTTATGGCCGCGTCTTCAAGTCCGGCGGCGAATTCGAGCCCTTCCGCATCGGCGTCGAAGATTTCCGCATGAAATCCCCCGACCGCGCCACCTCCGAAGACTGGGCCGCCCTGGAGTTGATCGAGGAAGTCGTCTACGCCGACCTCGATTTCTCCTACCTGTTCGAGGCGGTCCGTCCCGACACCCTCTACCTGCGCATCATGGGCCTGTCGGCGGTCGATCGCCGCGGCTGGCATCACCTCGGCGCCAACGACATCATTTCCGCCGAGCTTGAGGTGAACGGCGAGGAACTCGTGGTGACCTACTCCCTGACCGATGTGCAGTCCGGCAACGAGTACTACAGCCGCGAACTCAAGGCGGCCCGTTCTTCCGCCCGGCTTTTGGCCCACACCCTGGCGGATGAGGTTTACCGCGAACTGGCGCGCGCCGACGGCATCTTCCGCACCCAGCTGGTCTACCTGCATGAGGGCGACGGCCAGAAAGAAGTGCACATTTGCGACTACGACGGCGC carries:
- a CDS encoding biopolymer transporter ExbD, with amino-acid sequence MKRQSYHALSEINVTNLVDVVLVLLIIFMVTAPLLQSGIDVRLPQTATAADEPSEGIVVTITKEGGVFVNDVYRTAQQWEEELGRLIRNKPGSKAYIRADAEVNYGLVVEILGIMKKLGLNDVGLVTQPSLKEMPPPVKWG
- a CDS encoding cell envelope integrity protein TolA; this encodes MRRYLLWSVAFHAVFLFVGAVIAPLRGLSGPSHTMQVVSVGLVDFAEPGRVKGGPAAKPAAPAPAEDELIPKNPAVKEELADVKAPEKPKKDDDKDKKTEKPKTADKPAKKDTARAGGPALAAIDTGGVVGSLTEGGGGGDIWGVETGANVNPYHRQGFAAIRSNWRNPSFGRERRVCVVKFVVKRSGEITDIELEQKSGSDLFDRAALRAVQVTGSWPAFPNHWEEDEQIIHLEFEYRP